The Anopheles coluzzii chromosome 2, AcolN3, whole genome shotgun sequence genome window below encodes:
- the LOC120951375 gene encoding uncharacterized protein LOC120951375, translated as MTQTSRLIVLVCLLSAVAAIPVRQSQLLSAMQRQYEARAAKEAGYLQELEAEPTGQEPESGKVSSNGEGEQSSSADSNIREPLLPITLPLPNLRKNKMLGYFGLYSPAALSAAAAAAYAQPYGYPLYHSMLDYYDDYLPVDNYPSLNMLANMQTYPQNVYANMANGMGSYQTMSNLSPNLQQQLNSLVQQQQQQQQQIGQQQQQQQQQATNPQLANLAGLDANAAALGSFQSLAASFAAGNDNFQSLDDEDILSRHSQAGRRRPAVKNSPIYYIRLPPTPYMFVPGVGYISQPPTIQPMAAPVPQYPQLAPPPPVTMSPFYQLPINFVSNGKPSGIYQWNGAPAAPAVPPQPAFALPYPRPQRPAFAPSPFIQDSKITHLKGPFLFNGRPEEIFLLQNTFNPLYQSPLNSYY; from the coding sequence ATGACGCAAACGAGTCGCCTGATAGTGCTGGTCTGCCTGCTGTCCGCCGTGGCGGCCATTCCCGTCCGTCAAAGTCAGCTCCTGTCGGCGATGCAGCGCCAGTACGAGGCCCGCGCCGCCAAGGAAGCGGGCTACCTGCAGGAGCTGGAAGCTGAGCCCACCGGACAGGAGCCAGAAAGTGGGAAGGTGTCTTCGAACGGGGAAGGCGAGCAGAGCAGCTCCGCTGACTCCAACATTCGTGAGCCACTACTTCCGATTACGCTACCGCTGCCGAATCTGCGCAAGAACAAGATGTTGGGCTACTTTGGGCTGTACTCTCCGGCGGCGCTAAGTGCGGCAGCAGCTGCGGCTTACGCTCAACCCTACGGCTATCCGCTGTATCACTCGATGCTGGACTACTACGACGACTATCTGCCGGTGGACAACTATCCCAGCCTAAACATGCTGGCCAACATGCAAACCTACCCGCAGAATGTCTACGCCAACATGGCGAACGGAATGGGCTCGTATCAGACGATGAGTAACCTATCGCCGAaccttcagcagcagctcaaCAGTctcgtacagcagcagcagcagcaacagcagcagattggacagcagcagcagcagcagcaacaacaggcCACGAACCCGCAGCTCGCCAACTTGGCTGGTTTGGATGCGAATGCTGCTGCGCTCGGCAGCTTCCAGAGTCTCGCCGCCAGCTTCGCGGCCGGTAATGACAACTTCCAATCGCTGGACGATGAAGACATCCTGTCCCGCCACAGCCAGGCTGGCCGTCGTCGCCCGGCAGTGAAGAACTCGCCGATCTACTACATCCGACTGCCCCCGACGCCGTACATGTTCGTGCCCGGTGTTGGGTACATCTCGCAACCTCCAACGATCCAGCCGATGGCCGCACCGGTCCCACAGTATCCGCAGctcgcaccaccaccgccagtgACGATGAGTCCGTTCTACCAGCTGCCCATTAACTTCGTGTCGAACGGCAAACCCTCCGGCATTTACCAGTGGAACGGTGCGCCGGCTGCTCCGGCGGTACCACCGCAGCCTGCCTTTGCCCTGCCGTACCCGCGCCCACAGCGACCCGCCTTCGCACCGTCACCGTTCATCCAGGACTCGAAGATTACGCACCTGAAGGGTCCGTTCCTGTTCAACGGCCGGCCGGAGGAGATTTTCCTGCTGCAAAACACCTTCAACCCGCTCTACCAGAGTCCACTGAACTCGTACTATTAA